One Oncorhynchus keta strain PuntledgeMale-10-30-2019 chromosome 22, Oket_V2, whole genome shotgun sequence DNA window includes the following coding sequences:
- the LOC118401472 gene encoding U6 snRNA-associated Sm-like protein LSm4, with the protein MLPLSLLKTAQNHPMLVELKNGETYNGHLVSCDNWMNINLREVICTSRDGDKFWRMPECYIRGSTIKYLRIPDEIIDMVKEEVVSKGRGRGGMQQNKQQGKGRGGGAGRGVFGGRGRGMPGVGMPGVGRGQQQEKKPAGGKPQGVKNQH; encoded by the exons ATG CTACCTCTATCTTTGCTGAAGACTGCACAGAACCACCCTATG CTGGTGGAGTTGAAGAATGGAGAGACGTATAACGGACACTTGGTCAGTTGTGACAACTGGATGAATATAAATTTACGAGAAGTCATCTGCACCTCAAGG GATGGAGATAAATTTTGGAGGATGCCTGAGTGTTACATCAGAGGAAGCACCATAAAGTACCTGCGTATCCCTGATGAGATCATTGACATGGTGAAGGAAGAGGTGGTGTCCAAGGGTCGTGGGCGAGGAGGCATGCAGCAGAACAAACAGCAGGGCAAGGGTCGAGGGGGAGGAGCAGGCAGAG GTGTGTTTGGAGGCCGTGGTCGGGGCATGCCAGGAGTGGGAATGCCAGGAGTGGGCAGAGGCCAGCAGCAGGAGAAGAAGCCTGCTGGTGGTAAACCTCAGGGAGTCAAGAACCAGCACtga
- the LOC118401471 gene encoding pyroglutamyl-peptidase 1-like isoform X1, with product MDNSKRNVVVTGFEPFGAHTINASWVAVQELKKLGLGKDVDLHVYEVPVEYQAVQSLVPSLWKQYHPQLVVHVGVSGMATTVTLEKCGRNRGYKGLDNSRFCPHSQCCIEGGPDCIDSVIDMESVCKRVAASGLGVAVSVSKDAGRYLCDFTYYTSLYLSHGRSAFVHVPPIAKPYSGEDLGRALQAIIQEMLNMPERAEEKIHCQHVH from the exons ATGGACAATAGTAAGCGGAATGTTGTTGTAACAG GGTTTGAGCCATTTGGAGCGCACACCATTAATGCCAGTTGGGTAGCAGTCCAG GAACTGAAAAAGCTGGGCTTGGGAAAGGACGTAGACCTGCATGTGTATGAGGTGCCTGTCGAGTACCAGGCAGTCCAGAGTTTGGTTCCGTCATTATGGAAGCAGTATCATCCCCAG TTAGTGGTCCATGTTGGAGTCTCGGGTATGGCCACCACCGTTACCTTGGAGAAATGTGGCCGTAACCGTGGCTACAAGGGTCTCGACAACAGCCGCTTCTGTCCCCATTCTCAGTGTTGCATTGAGGGGGGTCCTGACTGCATTGACTCTGTTATTGACATGGAATCGGTCTGCAAGAGAGTGGCAGCCTCTGGCCTAGGTGTAGCAGTGTCCGTCTCAAAAGATGCTGGCAG ATACCTCTGTGACTTCACCTACTACACCTCTCTGTACCTGAGCCATGGGCGCTCAGCGTTCGTCCACGTGCCTCCCATAGCAAAGCCTTATAGTGGAGAGGACCTGGGTAGAGCCCTTCAAGCCATCATACAAGAGATGCTGAACATGCCAGAGAGAGCCGAAGAGAAGATCCACTGCCAGCACGTGCACTAA
- the LOC118401471 gene encoding pyroglutamyl-peptidase 1-like isoform X2, with protein MATTVTLEKCGRNRGYKGLDNSRFCPHSQCCIEGGPDCIDSVIDMESVCKRVAASGLGVAVSVSKDAGRYLCDFTYYTSLYLSHGRSAFVHVPPIAKPYSGEDLGRALQAIIQEMLNMPERAEEKIHCQHVH; from the exons ATGGCCACCACCGTTACCTTGGAGAAATGTGGCCGTAACCGTGGCTACAAGGGTCTCGACAACAGCCGCTTCTGTCCCCATTCTCAGTGTTGCATTGAGGGGGGTCCTGACTGCATTGACTCTGTTATTGACATGGAATCGGTCTGCAAGAGAGTGGCAGCCTCTGGCCTAGGTGTAGCAGTGTCCGTCTCAAAAGATGCTGGCAG ATACCTCTGTGACTTCACCTACTACACCTCTCTGTACCTGAGCCATGGGCGCTCAGCGTTCGTCCACGTGCCTCCCATAGCAAAGCCTTATAGTGGAGAGGACCTGGGTAGAGCCCTTCAAGCCATCATACAAGAGATGCTGAACATGCCAGAGAGAGCCGAAGAGAAGATCCACTGCCAGCACGTGCACTAA